Proteins encoded by one window of Camelus bactrianus isolate YW-2024 breed Bactrian camel chromosome 9, ASM4877302v1, whole genome shotgun sequence:
- the LOC105062891 gene encoding serine--tRNA ligase, mitochondrial isoform X5, which produces MAASVVRRLCLLVAGRGLQLRGGCTCNQSPRRSFATERRDRNLLYEHAREGYSALPQLDMEPLCAYPEEAARALEHRKGELRAEDLPAIISTWQELRQLREQIRSLEEEKGAVTEAVRALLVNQDNSQVEQVQLDLGASFIFGSSYSQTSFLPLGEGQLTLLYPKEAQLEEQFYLRALRLPNQTHPDVPVGDESQARVLHVVGDKPAFSFQPRGHLEIAEKLDIIRQKRLSHVSGHRSYYLRGAGALLQHGLVNFTLNKLILRGFTPMTVPDLLRGAVFEGCGMTPNANPSQIYNIDPSRFEDLNLAGTAEVGLAGYFMDHSVAFRDLPIRMVCSSTCYRAETDTGKEPWGLYRVHHFTKVEMFGVTGPGLEQSSQLLEEFLSLQMEILTELGLHFRVLDMPTQELGLPAYRKFDIEAWMPGRGRFGEVTSASNCTDFQSRRLHIMFQTEAGELQFAHTVNATACAVPRVLIALLESNQQKDGSVLVPPALQPYLGTDQITTPTHVPLQYIGPNQPQKPRLPGHPASR; this is translated from the exons ATGGCTGCATCCGTAGTGCGGCGCTTGTGTCTTCTGGTGGCTGGTCGAGGCCTGCAGCTCCGGGGAGGCTGCACCTGCAACCAGAGCCCAAGGAGGAGTTTCGCTACGGAGAGAAGAGACCGGAACCTCCTGTACGAGCACGCGCGCGAAGGCTACAGCGCGCTCCCTCAGCTAGACATGGAGCCGTTGTGCGCATACCCGGAAGAGGCCGCGCGCGCCCTGGAGCACCGGAAGGGGGAGCTACGGGCAGAAGATCTGCCCGCTATC ATCTCTACGTGGCAGGAGCTGAGGCAGCTGCGGGAGCAGATCCggagcctggaggaggagaagggggctgTGACTGAGGCAGTGCGGGCCTTGCTG GTGAATCAGGACAACAGTCAAGTGGAGCAG GTACAGCTGGATCTAGGTGCTAGCTTCATATTTGGTTCTTCTTATTCCCAGACCAGCTTTCTCCCATTGGGAGAAGGGCAG CTCACGCTCCTGTACCCCAAGGAGGCCCAGCTTGAGGAGCAGTTCTACCTGCGGGCGCTGAGGCTGCCCAACCAAACCCACCCAGATGTG CCCGTCGGGGATGAGAGCCAGGCCCGAGTGCTCCATGTAGTCGGAGACAAGCCAG CTTTCTCTTTCCAACCCCGGGGCCACCTGGAAATAGCCGAGAAACTCGACATCATCCGTCAGAA GCGTCTGTCCCATGTGTCTGGCCACCGCTCCTATTACCTGCGAGGGGCTGGGGCCCTCCTGCAGCACGGCCTGGTCAACTTCACACTCAACAAGCTCATCCTCCGG GGCTTCACCCCCATGACAGTGCCAGACCTTCTGCGAGGAGCCGTGTTT GAAGGCTGTGGGATGACACCAAATGCCAACCCATCCCAAATTTATAACATCGACCCCTCCCGCTTTGAGGACCTCAACCTGGCTGGGACAGCAGAAGTAGGGCTTGCAG GCTACTTCATGGACCACTCTGTGGCCTTCAGGGACCTGCCAATCAG GATGGTCTGTTCTAGTACCTGCTACCGGGCGGAAACAGACACAGGGAAGGAGCCGTGGGGGCTGTATCGAGTGCACCACTTCACCAAG GTGGAGATGTTTGGGGTGACAGGCCCTGGGCTGGAGCAGAGCTCACAGCTGCTGGAGGAGTTCCTGTCCCTTCAGATGGAGATATTGACAGAGCTGGGCTTGCACTTCCG GGTCCTGGACATGCCCACTCAGGAACTGGGCCTGCCCGCCTACCGCAAGTTCGACATTGAGGCCTGGATGCCAGGCCGTGGCCGCTTTGGCGAG GTCACCAGTGCTTCCAACTGCACAGACTTCCAGAGCCGCCGTCTCCACATCATGTTCCAGACGGAGGCTGGGGAGCTGCAGTTCGCCCACACG GTGAATGCCACGGCCTGTGCTGTCCCCCGCGTCCTCATCGCGCTCCTGGAGAGCAATCAGCAAAAG GACGGCTCGGTGCTCGtgccccctgccctccagccctaCCTCGGCACCGATCAGATCACGACCCCCACCCACGTGCCTCTCCAGTATATCGGCCCCAACCAGCCCCAGAAGCCCAGGCTCCCGGGCCATCCTGCCTCCCGCTGA
- the LOC105062891 gene encoding serine--tRNA ligase, mitochondrial isoform X3, whose product MAASVVRRLCLLVAGRGLQLRGGCTCNQSPRRSFATERRDRNLLYEHAREGYSALPQLDMEPLCAYPEEAARALEHRKGELRAEDLPAIISTWQELRQLREQIRSLEEEKGAVTEAVRALLVNQDNSQVEQDPQYQSLRAHGREIRKQLTLLYPKEAQLEEQFYLRALRLPNQTHPDVPVGDESQARVLHVVGDKPGLHPHDSARPSARSRVCCGMTPNANPSQIYNIDPSRFEDLNLAGTAEVGLAGYFMDHSVAFRDLPIRMVCSSTCYRAETDTGKEPWGLYRVHHFTKVEMFGVTGPGLEQSSQLLEEFLSLQMEILTELGLHFRVLDMPTQELGLPAYRKFDIEAWMPGRGRFGEVTSASNCTDFQSRRLHIMFQTEAGELQFAHTVNATACAVPRVLIALLESNQQKPAQRQGPWSGHPTMQRHRPTSMLLLPSLLVLLLRAATAAPLAPRPSKEELLSFSPSALPSTSPLTLHPQLTRCLAEVVTEVLMLGQANRGPCTALLHKEMCETEPYGCGPAEEKGLLVGDFKKQEAAKTRSSQEVRDEEEDKAAERTHKSELHKQAIREQLHSQLCQEEEEEKRRGPVETFEGLWKQHRGGGGGPGKQVAEQTSDEETAQFEAEEKGVQVLGGGRSLWQGAEAGEGERHEDSPHRHHLHQPAAEPKQEKEEAWDREEHDVERLEHVRDELKKATEMLGEELRREG is encoded by the exons ATGGCTGCATCCGTAGTGCGGCGCTTGTGTCTTCTGGTGGCTGGTCGAGGCCTGCAGCTCCGGGGAGGCTGCACCTGCAACCAGAGCCCAAGGAGGAGTTTCGCTACGGAGAGAAGAGACCGGAACCTCCTGTACGAGCACGCGCGCGAAGGCTACAGCGCGCTCCCTCAGCTAGACATGGAGCCGTTGTGCGCATACCCGGAAGAGGCCGCGCGCGCCCTGGAGCACCGGAAGGGGGAGCTACGGGCAGAAGATCTGCCCGCTATC ATCTCTACGTGGCAGGAGCTGAGGCAGCTGCGGGAGCAGATCCggagcctggaggaggagaagggggctgTGACTGAGGCAGTGCGGGCCTTGCTG GTGAATCAGGACAACAGTCAAGTGGAGCAG GACCCGCAATATCAGAGTCTGCGGGCACACGGCCGGGAGATCCGGAAGCAGCTCACGCTCCTGTACCCCAAGGAGGCCCAGCTTGAGGAGCAGTTCTACCTGCGGGCGCTGAGGCTGCCCAACCAAACCCACCCAGATGTG CCCGTCGGGGATGAGAGCCAGGCCCGAGTGCTCCATGTAGTCGGAGACAAGCCAG GGCTTCACCCCCATGACAGTGCCAGACCTTCTGCGAGGAGCCGTGTTT GCTGTGGGATGACACCAAATGCCAACCCATCCCAAATTTATAACATCGACCCCTCCCGCTTTGAGGACCTCAACCTGGCTGGGACAGCAGAAGTAGGGCTTGCAG GCTACTTCATGGACCACTCTGTGGCCTTCAGGGACCTGCCAATCAG GATGGTCTGTTCTAGTACCTGCTACCGGGCGGAAACAGACACAGGGAAGGAGCCGTGGGGGCTGTATCGAGTGCACCACTTCACCAAG GTGGAGATGTTTGGGGTGACAGGCCCTGGGCTGGAGCAGAGCTCACAGCTGCTGGAGGAGTTCCTGTCCCTTCAGATGGAGATATTGACAGAGCTGGGCTTGCACTTCCG GGTCCTGGACATGCCCACTCAGGAACTGGGCCTGCCCGCCTACCGCAAGTTCGACATTGAGGCCTGGATGCCAGGCCGTGGCCGCTTTGGCGAG GTCACCAGTGCTTCCAACTGCACAGACTTCCAGAGCCGCCGTCTCCACATCATGTTCCAGACGGAGGCTGGGGAGCTGCAGTTCGCCCACACG GTGAATGCCACGGCCTGTGCTGTCCCCCGCGTCCTCATCGCGCTCCTGGAGAGCAATCAGCAAAAG CCCGCACAGCGCCAAGGACCCTGGTCCGGACACCCCACCATGCAGCGCCACAGGCCCACCTCCATGCTGCTGCTGCCTTCCCTGCTAGTGCTGCTGCTCAGGGCAG CCACCGCAGCTCCCCTGGCACCAAGACCCTCCAAGGAGGAG CTGCTCTCATTCTCCCCATCTGCCCTGCCCTCAACCTCCCCTCTGACCCTTCACCCCCAGCTGACCCGCTGTCTGGCAGAGGTGGTCACAGAAGTGCTGATGCTGGGCCAGGCCAACCGAGGCCCCTGCACGGCTCTCCTCCACAAAG AAATGTGTGAGACAGAGCCCTACGGCTGTGGGCCCGCCGAGGAGAAAGGCCTGCTGGttggggattttaaaaagcaagaggcTGCGAAAACAAGGTCCAGCCAGGAGGTGAGGGACGAGGAAGAGGACAAGGCAGCAGAAAGGACCCACAAGTCCGAGTTGCACAAACAGGCCATCCGCGAGCAGCTCCACAGCCAGCTctgccaggaggaggaggaggagaagaggagggggccTGTGGAGACCTTTGAGGGCCTGTGGAAGCAGCATCGAGGAGGTGGCGGGGGCCCCGGGAAGCAAGTGGCAGAGCAGACCAGTGACGAGGAGACAGCTCAGTTCGAGGCAGAGGAGAAGGGGGTGCAGGTGCTGGGCGGGGGCCGCAGCCTGTGGCAGGGGGCTGAGGCGGGTGAAGGAGAGAGGCACGAGGACTCTCCGCACCGCCACCATCTCCACCAGCCAGCAGCTGAGCCCaagcaggagaaggaagaggctTGGGACAGGGAG GAGCATGATGTGGAGCGGCTGGAGCATGTGAGAGATGAGCTGAAGAAGGCAACGGAGATGCTGGGCGAAGAGCTCAGGAGGGAGGGCTGA
- the MRPS12 gene encoding small ribosomal subunit protein uS12m, which translates to MSWSGLLRGLSTSLNYGLALVPQTWATRPMATLNQIHRKGPPKFPPRKLGPTEGRPQLKGVVLRTFIRKPKKPNSANRKCCRVRLSTGREAVCFIPGEGHNLQEHHVVLVQGGRTQDLPGVKLTIVRGKYDCGHVQKKK; encoded by the exons ATGTCCTGGTCCGGCCTTCTCCGTGGCCTCAGCACGTCCCTAAATTATG GACTAGCCCTGGTCCCCCAGACCTGGGCCACGCGCCCCATGGCCACCCTGAACCAGATACACCGCAAGGGGCCTCCGAAGTTTCCGCCTCGGAAATTGGGCCCCACGGAGGGCCGTCCGCAGCTGAAGGGCGTGGTCCTGCGCACGTTCATCCGCAAGCCCAAGAAGCCCAACTCGGCCAACCGCAAGTGCTGCCGCGTGCGGCTCAGCACGGGCCGTGAGGCCGTCTGCTTCATCCCGGGAGAGGGCCACAACCTGCAGGAGCACCACGTCGTGCTGGTGCAGGGCGGCCGCACGCAGGACCTGCCCGGCGTCAAGCTCACTATCGTGCGCGGCAAGTACGACTGCGGCCACGTGCAGAAGAAGAAGTGA
- the LOC105062891 gene encoding serine--tRNA ligase, mitochondrial isoform X2: protein MAASVVRRLCLLVAGRGLQLRGGCTCNQSPRRSFATERRDRNLLYEHAREGYSALPQLDMEPLCAYPEEAARALEHRKGELRAEDLPAIISTWQELRQLREQIRSLEEEKGAVTEAVRALLVNQDNSQVEQDPQYQSLRAHGREIRKQLTLLYPKEAQLEEQFYLRALRLPNQTHPDVPVGDESQARVLHVVGDKPAFSFQPRGHLEIAEKLDIIRQKRLSHVSGHRSYYLRGAGALLQHGLVNFTLNKLILRGFTPMTVPDLLRGAVFEGCGMTPNANPSQIYNIDPSRFEDLNLAGTAEVGLAGYFMDHSVAFRDLPIRMVCSSTCYRAETDTGKEPWGLYRVHHFTKVEMFGVTGPGLEQSSQLLEEFLSLQMEILTELGLHFRVLDMPTQELGLPAYRKFDIEAWMPGRGRFGEVTSASNCTDFQSRRLHIMFQTEAGELQFAHTVNATACAVPRVLIALLESNQQKPAQRQGPWSGHPTMQRHRPTSMLLLPSLLVLLLRAATAAPLAPRPSKEELTRCLAEVVTEVLMLGQANRGPCTALLHKEMCETEPYGCGPAEEKGLLVGDFKKQEAAKTRSSQEVRDEEEDKAAERTHKSELHKQAIREQLHSQLCQEEEEEKRRGPVETFEGLWKQHRGGGGGPGKQVAEQTSDEETAQFEAEEKGVQVLGGGRSLWQGAEAGEGERHEDSPHRHHLHQPAAEPKQEKEEAWDREEHDVERLEHVRDELKKATEMLGEELRREG from the exons ATGGCTGCATCCGTAGTGCGGCGCTTGTGTCTTCTGGTGGCTGGTCGAGGCCTGCAGCTCCGGGGAGGCTGCACCTGCAACCAGAGCCCAAGGAGGAGTTTCGCTACGGAGAGAAGAGACCGGAACCTCCTGTACGAGCACGCGCGCGAAGGCTACAGCGCGCTCCCTCAGCTAGACATGGAGCCGTTGTGCGCATACCCGGAAGAGGCCGCGCGCGCCCTGGAGCACCGGAAGGGGGAGCTACGGGCAGAAGATCTGCCCGCTATC ATCTCTACGTGGCAGGAGCTGAGGCAGCTGCGGGAGCAGATCCggagcctggaggaggagaagggggctgTGACTGAGGCAGTGCGGGCCTTGCTG GTGAATCAGGACAACAGTCAAGTGGAGCAG GACCCGCAATATCAGAGTCTGCGGGCACACGGCCGGGAGATCCGGAAGCAGCTCACGCTCCTGTACCCCAAGGAGGCCCAGCTTGAGGAGCAGTTCTACCTGCGGGCGCTGAGGCTGCCCAACCAAACCCACCCAGATGTG CCCGTCGGGGATGAGAGCCAGGCCCGAGTGCTCCATGTAGTCGGAGACAAGCCAG CTTTCTCTTTCCAACCCCGGGGCCACCTGGAAATAGCCGAGAAACTCGACATCATCCGTCAGAA GCGTCTGTCCCATGTGTCTGGCCACCGCTCCTATTACCTGCGAGGGGCTGGGGCCCTCCTGCAGCACGGCCTGGTCAACTTCACACTCAACAAGCTCATCCTCCGG GGCTTCACCCCCATGACAGTGCCAGACCTTCTGCGAGGAGCCGTGTTT GAAGGCTGTGGGATGACACCAAATGCCAACCCATCCCAAATTTATAACATCGACCCCTCCCGCTTTGAGGACCTCAACCTGGCTGGGACAGCAGAAGTAGGGCTTGCAG GCTACTTCATGGACCACTCTGTGGCCTTCAGGGACCTGCCAATCAG GATGGTCTGTTCTAGTACCTGCTACCGGGCGGAAACAGACACAGGGAAGGAGCCGTGGGGGCTGTATCGAGTGCACCACTTCACCAAG GTGGAGATGTTTGGGGTGACAGGCCCTGGGCTGGAGCAGAGCTCACAGCTGCTGGAGGAGTTCCTGTCCCTTCAGATGGAGATATTGACAGAGCTGGGCTTGCACTTCCG GGTCCTGGACATGCCCACTCAGGAACTGGGCCTGCCCGCCTACCGCAAGTTCGACATTGAGGCCTGGATGCCAGGCCGTGGCCGCTTTGGCGAG GTCACCAGTGCTTCCAACTGCACAGACTTCCAGAGCCGCCGTCTCCACATCATGTTCCAGACGGAGGCTGGGGAGCTGCAGTTCGCCCACACG GTGAATGCCACGGCCTGTGCTGTCCCCCGCGTCCTCATCGCGCTCCTGGAGAGCAATCAGCAAAAG CCCGCACAGCGCCAAGGACCCTGGTCCGGACACCCCACCATGCAGCGCCACAGGCCCACCTCCATGCTGCTGCTGCCTTCCCTGCTAGTGCTGCTGCTCAGGGCAG CCACCGCAGCTCCCCTGGCACCAAGACCCTCCAAGGAGGAG CTGACCCGCTGTCTGGCAGAGGTGGTCACAGAAGTGCTGATGCTGGGCCAGGCCAACCGAGGCCCCTGCACGGCTCTCCTCCACAAAG AAATGTGTGAGACAGAGCCCTACGGCTGTGGGCCCGCCGAGGAGAAAGGCCTGCTGGttggggattttaaaaagcaagaggcTGCGAAAACAAGGTCCAGCCAGGAGGTGAGGGACGAGGAAGAGGACAAGGCAGCAGAAAGGACCCACAAGTCCGAGTTGCACAAACAGGCCATCCGCGAGCAGCTCCACAGCCAGCTctgccaggaggaggaggaggagaagaggagggggccTGTGGAGACCTTTGAGGGCCTGTGGAAGCAGCATCGAGGAGGTGGCGGGGGCCCCGGGAAGCAAGTGGCAGAGCAGACCAGTGACGAGGAGACAGCTCAGTTCGAGGCAGAGGAGAAGGGGGTGCAGGTGCTGGGCGGGGGCCGCAGCCTGTGGCAGGGGGCTGAGGCGGGTGAAGGAGAGAGGCACGAGGACTCTCCGCACCGCCACCATCTCCACCAGCCAGCAGCTGAGCCCaagcaggagaaggaagaggctTGGGACAGGGAG GAGCATGATGTGGAGCGGCTGGAGCATGTGAGAGATGAGCTGAAGAAGGCAACGGAGATGCTGGGCGAAGAGCTCAGGAGGGAGGGCTGA
- the LOC105062891 gene encoding serine--tRNA ligase, mitochondrial isoform X4, with protein sequence MAASVVRRLCLLVAGRGLQLRGGCTCNQSPRRSFATERRDRNLLYEHAREGYSALPQLDMEPLCAYPEEAARALEHRKGELRAEDLPAIISTWQELRQLREQIRSLEEEKGAVTEAVRALLVNQDNSQVEQDPQYQSLRAHGREIRKQLTLLYPKEAQLEEQFYLRALRLPNQTHPDVPVGDESQARVLHVVGDKPAFSFQPRGHLEIAEKLDIIRQKRLSHVSGHRSYYLRGAGALLQHGLVNFTLNKLILRGFTPMTVPDLLRGAVFEGCGMTPNANPSQIYNIDPSRFEDLNLAGTAEVGLAGYFMDHSVAFRDLPIRMVCSSTCYRAETDTGKEPWGLYRVHHFTKVEMFGVTGPGLEQSSQLLEEFLSLQMEILTELGLHFRVLDMPTQELGLPAYRKFDIEAWMPGRGRFGEVTSASNCTDFQSRRLHIMFQTEAGELQFAHTVNATACAVPRVLIALLESNQQKDGSVLVPPALQPYLGTDQITTPTHVPLQYIGPNQPQKPRLPGHPASR encoded by the exons ATGGCTGCATCCGTAGTGCGGCGCTTGTGTCTTCTGGTGGCTGGTCGAGGCCTGCAGCTCCGGGGAGGCTGCACCTGCAACCAGAGCCCAAGGAGGAGTTTCGCTACGGAGAGAAGAGACCGGAACCTCCTGTACGAGCACGCGCGCGAAGGCTACAGCGCGCTCCCTCAGCTAGACATGGAGCCGTTGTGCGCATACCCGGAAGAGGCCGCGCGCGCCCTGGAGCACCGGAAGGGGGAGCTACGGGCAGAAGATCTGCCCGCTATC ATCTCTACGTGGCAGGAGCTGAGGCAGCTGCGGGAGCAGATCCggagcctggaggaggagaagggggctgTGACTGAGGCAGTGCGGGCCTTGCTG GTGAATCAGGACAACAGTCAAGTGGAGCAG GACCCGCAATATCAGAGTCTGCGGGCACACGGCCGGGAGATCCGGAAGCAGCTCACGCTCCTGTACCCCAAGGAGGCCCAGCTTGAGGAGCAGTTCTACCTGCGGGCGCTGAGGCTGCCCAACCAAACCCACCCAGATGTG CCCGTCGGGGATGAGAGCCAGGCCCGAGTGCTCCATGTAGTCGGAGACAAGCCAG CTTTCTCTTTCCAACCCCGGGGCCACCTGGAAATAGCCGAGAAACTCGACATCATCCGTCAGAA GCGTCTGTCCCATGTGTCTGGCCACCGCTCCTATTACCTGCGAGGGGCTGGGGCCCTCCTGCAGCACGGCCTGGTCAACTTCACACTCAACAAGCTCATCCTCCGG GGCTTCACCCCCATGACAGTGCCAGACCTTCTGCGAGGAGCCGTGTTT GAAGGCTGTGGGATGACACCAAATGCCAACCCATCCCAAATTTATAACATCGACCCCTCCCGCTTTGAGGACCTCAACCTGGCTGGGACAGCAGAAGTAGGGCTTGCAG GCTACTTCATGGACCACTCTGTGGCCTTCAGGGACCTGCCAATCAG GATGGTCTGTTCTAGTACCTGCTACCGGGCGGAAACAGACACAGGGAAGGAGCCGTGGGGGCTGTATCGAGTGCACCACTTCACCAAG GTGGAGATGTTTGGGGTGACAGGCCCTGGGCTGGAGCAGAGCTCACAGCTGCTGGAGGAGTTCCTGTCCCTTCAGATGGAGATATTGACAGAGCTGGGCTTGCACTTCCG GGTCCTGGACATGCCCACTCAGGAACTGGGCCTGCCCGCCTACCGCAAGTTCGACATTGAGGCCTGGATGCCAGGCCGTGGCCGCTTTGGCGAG GTCACCAGTGCTTCCAACTGCACAGACTTCCAGAGCCGCCGTCTCCACATCATGTTCCAGACGGAGGCTGGGGAGCTGCAGTTCGCCCACACG GTGAATGCCACGGCCTGTGCTGTCCCCCGCGTCCTCATCGCGCTCCTGGAGAGCAATCAGCAAAAG GACGGCTCGGTGCTCGtgccccctgccctccagccctaCCTCGGCACCGATCAGATCACGACCCCCACCCACGTGCCTCTCCAGTATATCGGCCCCAACCAGCCCCAGAAGCCCAGGCTCCCGGGCCATCCTGCCTCCCGCTGA
- the LOC105062891 gene encoding serine--tRNA ligase, mitochondrial isoform X1, translating to MAASVVRRLCLLVAGRGLQLRGGCTCNQSPRRSFATERRDRNLLYEHAREGYSALPQLDMEPLCAYPEEAARALEHRKGELRAEDLPAIISTWQELRQLREQIRSLEEEKGAVTEAVRALLVNQDNSQVEQDPQYQSLRAHGREIRKQLTLLYPKEAQLEEQFYLRALRLPNQTHPDVPVGDESQARVLHVVGDKPAFSFQPRGHLEIAEKLDIIRQKRLSHVSGHRSYYLRGAGALLQHGLVNFTLNKLILRGFTPMTVPDLLRGAVFEGCGMTPNANPSQIYNIDPSRFEDLNLAGTAEVGLAGYFMDHSVAFRDLPIRMVCSSTCYRAETDTGKEPWGLYRVHHFTKVEMFGVTGPGLEQSSQLLEEFLSLQMEILTELGLHFRVLDMPTQELGLPAYRKFDIEAWMPGRGRFGEVTSASNCTDFQSRRLHIMFQTEAGELQFAHTVNATACAVPRVLIALLESNQQKPAQRQGPWSGHPTMQRHRPTSMLLLPSLLVLLLRAATAAPLAPRPSKEELLSFSPSALPSTSPLTLHPQLTRCLAEVVTEVLMLGQANRGPCTALLHKEMCETEPYGCGPAEEKGLLVGDFKKQEAAKTRSSQEVRDEEEDKAAERTHKSELHKQAIREQLHSQLCQEEEEEKRRGPVETFEGLWKQHRGGGGGPGKQVAEQTSDEETAQFEAEEKGVQVLGGGRSLWQGAEAGEGERHEDSPHRHHLHQPAAEPKQEKEEAWDREEHDVERLEHVRDELKKATEMLGEELRREG from the exons ATGGCTGCATCCGTAGTGCGGCGCTTGTGTCTTCTGGTGGCTGGTCGAGGCCTGCAGCTCCGGGGAGGCTGCACCTGCAACCAGAGCCCAAGGAGGAGTTTCGCTACGGAGAGAAGAGACCGGAACCTCCTGTACGAGCACGCGCGCGAAGGCTACAGCGCGCTCCCTCAGCTAGACATGGAGCCGTTGTGCGCATACCCGGAAGAGGCCGCGCGCGCCCTGGAGCACCGGAAGGGGGAGCTACGGGCAGAAGATCTGCCCGCTATC ATCTCTACGTGGCAGGAGCTGAGGCAGCTGCGGGAGCAGATCCggagcctggaggaggagaagggggctgTGACTGAGGCAGTGCGGGCCTTGCTG GTGAATCAGGACAACAGTCAAGTGGAGCAG GACCCGCAATATCAGAGTCTGCGGGCACACGGCCGGGAGATCCGGAAGCAGCTCACGCTCCTGTACCCCAAGGAGGCCCAGCTTGAGGAGCAGTTCTACCTGCGGGCGCTGAGGCTGCCCAACCAAACCCACCCAGATGTG CCCGTCGGGGATGAGAGCCAGGCCCGAGTGCTCCATGTAGTCGGAGACAAGCCAG CTTTCTCTTTCCAACCCCGGGGCCACCTGGAAATAGCCGAGAAACTCGACATCATCCGTCAGAA GCGTCTGTCCCATGTGTCTGGCCACCGCTCCTATTACCTGCGAGGGGCTGGGGCCCTCCTGCAGCACGGCCTGGTCAACTTCACACTCAACAAGCTCATCCTCCGG GGCTTCACCCCCATGACAGTGCCAGACCTTCTGCGAGGAGCCGTGTTT GAAGGCTGTGGGATGACACCAAATGCCAACCCATCCCAAATTTATAACATCGACCCCTCCCGCTTTGAGGACCTCAACCTGGCTGGGACAGCAGAAGTAGGGCTTGCAG GCTACTTCATGGACCACTCTGTGGCCTTCAGGGACCTGCCAATCAG GATGGTCTGTTCTAGTACCTGCTACCGGGCGGAAACAGACACAGGGAAGGAGCCGTGGGGGCTGTATCGAGTGCACCACTTCACCAAG GTGGAGATGTTTGGGGTGACAGGCCCTGGGCTGGAGCAGAGCTCACAGCTGCTGGAGGAGTTCCTGTCCCTTCAGATGGAGATATTGACAGAGCTGGGCTTGCACTTCCG GGTCCTGGACATGCCCACTCAGGAACTGGGCCTGCCCGCCTACCGCAAGTTCGACATTGAGGCCTGGATGCCAGGCCGTGGCCGCTTTGGCGAG GTCACCAGTGCTTCCAACTGCACAGACTTCCAGAGCCGCCGTCTCCACATCATGTTCCAGACGGAGGCTGGGGAGCTGCAGTTCGCCCACACG GTGAATGCCACGGCCTGTGCTGTCCCCCGCGTCCTCATCGCGCTCCTGGAGAGCAATCAGCAAAAG CCCGCACAGCGCCAAGGACCCTGGTCCGGACACCCCACCATGCAGCGCCACAGGCCCACCTCCATGCTGCTGCTGCCTTCCCTGCTAGTGCTGCTGCTCAGGGCAG CCACCGCAGCTCCCCTGGCACCAAGACCCTCCAAGGAGGAG CTGCTCTCATTCTCCCCATCTGCCCTGCCCTCAACCTCCCCTCTGACCCTTCACCCCCAGCTGACCCGCTGTCTGGCAGAGGTGGTCACAGAAGTGCTGATGCTGGGCCAGGCCAACCGAGGCCCCTGCACGGCTCTCCTCCACAAAG AAATGTGTGAGACAGAGCCCTACGGCTGTGGGCCCGCCGAGGAGAAAGGCCTGCTGGttggggattttaaaaagcaagaggcTGCGAAAACAAGGTCCAGCCAGGAGGTGAGGGACGAGGAAGAGGACAAGGCAGCAGAAAGGACCCACAAGTCCGAGTTGCACAAACAGGCCATCCGCGAGCAGCTCCACAGCCAGCTctgccaggaggaggaggaggagaagaggagggggccTGTGGAGACCTTTGAGGGCCTGTGGAAGCAGCATCGAGGAGGTGGCGGGGGCCCCGGGAAGCAAGTGGCAGAGCAGACCAGTGACGAGGAGACAGCTCAGTTCGAGGCAGAGGAGAAGGGGGTGCAGGTGCTGGGCGGGGGCCGCAGCCTGTGGCAGGGGGCTGAGGCGGGTGAAGGAGAGAGGCACGAGGACTCTCCGCACCGCCACCATCTCCACCAGCCAGCAGCTGAGCCCaagcaggagaaggaagaggctTGGGACAGGGAG GAGCATGATGTGGAGCGGCTGGAGCATGTGAGAGATGAGCTGAAGAAGGCAACGGAGATGCTGGGCGAAGAGCTCAGGAGGGAGGGCTGA